The nucleotide sequence gtgtgtgtgtgtgtatgtgtgtgtgtgtgtgtgagagttcAGAACTGCTTGTTTGACTTATTACTATCGCTGTGAGAAGACTCAGATACAAATAATCAGAACACGTTTTGTGAAGAACAATCAGTCCTgaacaatgaaaagaacaatcAGTCCTAAGCAAGGAAATGATCATCATGCAGCATTCTATCAcaagcaaacttatatcattaaaagcttatactgactaaaacacaattttctattgacattccctcctgttgtcagtataacttttaagtgagatatcagtatgtaacatcttgttgtacattttctgtcacatcatcattaatcacacaaagtcttcacgttccaacaggtcggggtcatcatcatcatcatttgtcacggctatgtatgcagcTACAGTGGAAACGATTATacggttaatcatgagttttagacatgCCAATATacagttacaaaaacacaaaatagaaGTAAAAATATTCCAACTCCGATGAGTAAGATAAGATAGAACTGTATTAATCCTATTAACTGTAAAATTCGGTTTCTaaatagcacagcaccgacagaagttacagaatgtgagctgaatactatatatacacatatataaatacagagacatatataaataagagtatacaaaagggataaatagaataaataagaatacaagggaattgcaagtatttcaagtattgaagtctattgcaccgttggttattaacaaaaagtattgcacagtgaaaaggcagtaATAGTCTTTTTAGCACCTGTAGCCAGGAGCCAGTGTAAAGCCAAGAAAACCAGTCACTTGTGTTACTCACATAGTcctgattttgggcctgctggGTCTGTCTCAAGGCATTCAGGGcgtcagtcatgtttgatgagtgtacattgtgTGGTATGTAAGTGCAGCAGGTGTTGTTGAAGAGGACGCAAAGTCCCCCTTTCTCTGCTAGTATCATGTCCAAAGCTACTCGATGTTGCATCACTGCGATCCGTAATGCATTGATTTCCTGATTCTGTTGTTCGTTGATCTTGCACGAAGCGTTCAAGAAGAGTCCAAAGCGGTAGTCCAGAGTTTCAATCCTCAGCATGTTTTTTCCGGTTCCCACCCAGGGGAACAATGTGTGGAGTACTTTCTGTCCGGTAGTCCACAGTTTGAATTCCTTGTTGAAGTTTAGGGAACGTAGATCTTCTTTTCCGGCGTGCTGTAGAAGTGGTGTTTACTGCGGTCATCCTGAAAGTGTGGTCTGACAGGAATATAGGAGCACACGTTCCTGTCCAGCCTGGGGGCAGTATGAAATATGCTCGTTGTCCacatagccaggccattccttgcacccaGTACGTGCCGTTAGAAGGTCCAGTCATATTCACAGGGGCGCCCTCTCCGTGGACTGCAGTTTGGACACAGTTTGTGGTGTTTCCAACGGGTGTGTTACCTTTCTCTTGTTGAGaacacatggagtggttcttccctgggAGTTGGTCCAGAAACACTGGGAAGTGGACGGATGTATTCCGGTTTGTCACGTTGAAATCGATCCAGAAGAGTTGATCACATGTTCCATTACTAAGTCCAACAGCATGTGGGATTGTGTCGTTGGTGATGATTCGGCTGTGTTGGAATCCAGTGCCAGCGAAGCTGGCTGCACATTTTGCTTGAGTGTTGTTCATATATTCACCATATAGTGTGGGGTGTGTTGATGTGCTGGGCATATGAGAACAGACATAACAGTCTGTATTTGCCGATTCCGCCTTGGTCCTGTCGTGGATATAACGGTACCAGGCATTGTTCATCCAAGGGTGTATGTGGTCTTGCGTCATGTCTCTTAGGTGCGAGTTGTCGTGCGTCCATCTTTTCTGTCTGCCTCGTGGTTCAGCTGTTGTTGGCGTCAGCTGGGGTCCTGTAAGGGTGAGCGTCGTAGTCAAGGTAACCAAGAGGGTCCACCTTCCCATGGTTGTACACACCTGCACCTGGCTGCCCTAAAGTTGATCGGATGGAGATTGGAGTGCGGGCTTACCCTACGGGGGCCCAATCGGCACTTCCCCCCTCACCCCGAAGCAACCAAGTGCGAGTGAGACTTTCCTTTACTAGTTGATTTCTGTGAAGGAAGTGGAATCCTCGGGGACCTCAACCTTTTGgcagtggctctgatgtatccaggagggtctctccgctattttgcaggcagttggAGTGGCATTTCAACAGAAATGCacgttcaaaatattatcacaaaagagaatttccttcatacagtaaattacttgtgctgcatagGGCTGCACGATATTAGGAAAACCTGCGATGTGCGATAACTGTGATCAATATTGCGATAATGATATGACTTGCGATAAAATAaatagcaaaacaaacaaacaaaaaacgaatacataatttccattttactgcaacagttttatttaaagaaagctGCTGTATTAGCAGTGTAACAACAAAGTGCAGTCAAACATTGAAACATTGCCCCCATAAAAAAATTTCTGAGGCTTGAATTCTGAAAGACATCCTTCCCGGTCTCTATAAttagttttaaataaacataacttAAATTATACTGCAAATTATCTCTATGCAGTTGTTCATCATTTTACCACTCACCAAGTAGTTATGATGCAAGTCAAAACTGGAGTGGAAACTTTACCAGATTAAACTATAGGTAAGAACTTGTCTGCTGTGGGAACACACCAAAGAACAATTGTCTACCTTTGTGGTCGTACTGGCCAAGACTAATATTATCAACAATTAAGAACAATGTAGGTAgtgtatttttgtaattttttgaaaaaaaaaaaggtttctctATCTTGCATTCATCCTTCCTGAGTGAATGTTTTTTATGGCAAGTTCTTGGTAAGGAAAACCAACATGTTTACTCTCCAAGGTTTTAAACATGTGCGCTGACATGTTACTATGTTTCCTGATGTACTAAAAAGTCTCTCTGAAGGTGAGCTACTTGCAGGTATGCAGAGATACTTCCTTGCAAGCTTGCTTAGCTGTGGGAATGTCATTTTGTGGAGTTTCCACCATGCCAAGGGGTCTTCCTCACTGTCTATGGCCGTGGATAGCAAGTAGCTGTTAAGCTCAGCTTCAACAGCTTGTGAGAGATGCATAAAAGAGGAGGTAGGGATTGGAGCTGCCTTGAAGAAACTGCCCAGTGACTTTTTTGCCTTCTTCAGGGGACGACTGGGTGGATCATCTGTCTGGGCCTCTGGTTCAGCGGAGTTTCTCTCCTGGAACAGAAAGCAGATTATAAGAAAAGTAAACATTTTGGACTAAATATGAATTGAAAGGTTTTATATATAAGCATGCATGAATACCTTCTGTGCCACTGCTTCCATTTCTGACATCACTCTGGTCTTGATGTCTGAGACTCGATCAGTGCTGGTGTAGCTGACTTTAAATCTGGGATCCATGAAGCACGCCATGTCCAGAAGTTCCTGGGTAGCTGGATTTTCATATTTAGTAATCAGGTATTCGAGGATTTTCTTCTTAATTGATTTTGTCAAATCACTGTCTTCTTCCTTCTCTGCAAGCACCGACGTCTTCATCAGATGAAGGActggttttacatatgaaacACTAACGTAGCTCTCACCAGACAGGGCATCTGTAAAGTCTTGCAGGGGGTGTAATGCCTGGTTGACAGACTCCAGTACCTCAAGATCCTGCCAAGTAGGAATCAAGTGTCTTGATTTCTTGTCTGCTGAGATGACATCAGAAATGGCCCGCTGCTGCTCCAGGACTCTCTCAATCATCTTCTGCCTGGAACCCCACCTGGTTGGGCATTCTGTGATCAGTGTGTGCTCTGGGAGGTTGAGCTTCTGCTGTGCTTTTTTCAGAGCCATCTTTGCTTTCCAGCTGTGGCAAAAATGTCCAACTAACTTTTTGCAAAGTCCAATGGCTCGGGCAATGCGGGCATCATCTTTGATAGAATTTTctggagaaagaagaggaaacaaaaaaactgtcatgtttaaaacctttttttttttaaactaattgaAATTTATAACTAAAGTTGTCTAAAAAGGTAACATTATCCTTATCAATATCAATTTGATAATAATGTATAGCACATTTTCATTGCTAAAAAGATCTGCCTTGAATAAAACTTACCGATTGCAAGGTGCAGCCTGTGTCCAAAACACTGAAGTCTGACCCAGTTGTTTAGCTCCGTGGCTCTCACAACATTGGCACCGTTGTCTGTGGTGATGCACACTTGTCAATCTTCTTTAAGATCCCAGCTGGCTAACACCTCACGTAATACATGGGCTATATTTTCACTAGTGTGAGAGTCTGGAAAATACACAGTCTCTAGACACCGTGTTTTCAGTTCAAAGTCTTCGGTGAGGAAGTGCACTGTGAAACTCATATATGGTTCCGTTGTACGACTTGACCATAGGTCTGTAGTGCTTGCGTAGTTTTCAGCTTGGCTCAGTTCAAACATGACGGTCTTGCGGCATGTTTCATACATTTGTGGAATGGCGACATGGGAAAAGTAGTTTCGTGAGGGGATGCGGTATCTCTGGTCCACTTTATGTATCAGACTGGTGAAGCCCTCTCTGCTAACTGTATTTATAGGCATCATGTCTTTAGCCAAAAAATGTGTAATGGCCTCTGTTATTTCTTTGTACCGCTTCGACGTTTTCTCATAAGGAATTCCACTTGAAAAACTCTGATACAGAGACGGCTGTTGGACTGCTGCGCTCTTTGTCTTAACATTAGCAACCTTTGTTTGGCTAGCCCTGTCTTTCTGGAACTCTTCAAACAGTTCTCTGTGGTTGTATTGAAGATGATGGTGGAGATTAGTCGTGTTTCCTCTGGTGGTTGCCACGAGTGTTCGGCAAGTTTTGCAGAGTACCTGTGTTTGGAGAACGTCGTCTTTATCAAATCCAAAGTACCTCCAAATAAGTGAggtactatttttttttttagccacgAGTTCAGTAGCATTCTCGTCACGCGTCTCGCTCTCAGCCATTACAACTCTTTGCTGCAGCGTTGTTCGCGCCCGACCTGCGTAGGAGGCGGGCCTCTAATCCATTTGATTGGTTAATGCCGTGAAGGGCTCTATTCGACTGGTCAAATGTGTAAATGGATTTCTTTGATTGGTAAATTCTTTACAGCACGTGTGTAAACATTTTAAGGTACCCAATTATCGCAGTTTACGCCGTCTTTTGCGATGGGCCCATCGCACAGGCTGATATCGCGATGACAATAAATTTTCGATTTATTGTGCAGGCCTAGTGCTGCATCAATCAAAcaaagcatctcacaatttattgtattaccaactaaatttattgtctgattactgcttggtcataccagactctctctgtgtctttattttttcttctctgttttcacaagcgtttcacctattgtcctgcaagctggagagttaaatgtcagcagtggataaattcagcatttgataacaaaactcTGTTAAGTTTTTCCTGCTTTAACACCAATGAGAAATATAGGCGCATGTATAGTGTGTGCTATAGTGTAAGCTGtccttcattgcatgtgtgtgtgttagtacgctTGCATGTAGGGCCTGTGGGCCTCTCTCACCCaaaaagggcattttcttaacagcTGCCTTTCTCTTGCGTGTGTtcagaaaggcaaatgtgcttgtagcagttgcgagattattatgctgttatatattacattatacctgtaatcaaaatgagtgaatcatgatactgctgtaggccacatcatacttcttgtgtaatcagtatgtagttttagtttgaatcatacttctgagttaaaagaatgtgaaaatcattagatttattagataggttggtattatcctatactgctgatttactgtgagtgagatacactatttcatgtcatttcatactgctgagttataaAGAGACTATTGTGTTCAGAGAGTCAgggcctttttttcccctttttttcatTGTAGAGACAACAGAGCACATTGCACGGGGGCAgataaacagggagccaaggtcataactcaggctcactggGAGTTAGTAAAtgcttagttttgtggctgtggtgcattttgtatggcttcttttcttttgtttagtagctttctgccttcacctgagagggtgtgccctaagtatgtgacttcaggtctccataattagagttcatttaaagataaataagatgatttcatttattgctcgcagatcatgcactagacggTATTTTGCAGTATTAGCTTTCTTcaccacttaaacaaaacatcactctttgttttattattattattattattgttattattattattgttattattattattattgttattattattttaaattctcctttctcaaaaacTCTACACACACTATACAGAGAACAACAGTAAAGACACAACTGAAAATGCTGTTCTTCTTcattctccttgaattttagaataaacttcacctgcattagtaaatcatatgcctaatcattatgtgtcactgtgatacACAAGTGTGatcacaaatttatttattttttttttcaattcaacaaaacaaacaaacaaacaaacaaacaaacaaacaaacaaaacaaacataaaaggctgctgccaaaaacaaatcagaagtatgagggaaaaaaactgagctcacagacagctgcatgttgcagctcctgctctaaaaaatgtgtaacctgctcatcagcttagcagtgaccacatatttaattcagcttctcactcttgtagctttagctgttatATACAGGGTTtagcttattagttgttagtataggtgtgctctatatttcagcaatgtctcatctaggatgacaggttttcaagcaggtcaagtgcttCTATGCACTTAAAGAAAATATCTAAACtaattattttcttcatctcatatgtcattgtactgaagttgagcaaaccttaagcttgatgcagactacttttagcaattatccacctcacatcataacttaccgaggtgcctcttcatattaatattatttcattattaacgCTATTATCTCTTTATATATGGaatgccaggactgccataatgaattacttaaatacaccattaaataattaattaaatgtggcaataattaattaaaattggaattaattaattaaataaatagttatgacacatgtaattaattaattattgacacatttaattaattaattattgacacatttaattaattatttatgtatttcacattttatttaattattgacacattgaattaattaattattgacacatttaattaattatttatgtatttcacattttaattaattattgacacatttaattaattaattattgacacatttaattaattaattattgatatatttaattaattattatgtatttcacattttaattaattattgacacatttaattaattatttaatgatatatttatttatttcattttggcagtcctggcgcctggctctcaccatgaattaattttatctgtcagcttcacccatcaaactcagagggtggggttaacgctgatcgactcaaaaccattgctttggcctggtggccattgtttATAGCCCACAACAACCGgcagaactgaactttgaaaaaccctgtttgtgtgtcaccaaatacagttttaatatttttttagccgagaatgtagtggtttaatcgTCATATGTCTGGtcggtttgtcaagatacagcctctttgcaaaagtgcttcgatgatttcggagatgtctgcccagtctcacggcaaagcgtgggatagacccgcttgcctcgcaagcaatcgagctgttgttaccgccgacaaagcgcaggccccggtacacagctgtaataacccccgctgacactgacttattttactgaggttatatttatcggggtgttatttcctgatgttcgtatgtgtcctacgtgtttcagtcgccaattctgaattataactaacattaaaaacatgtttaaggaggagagagagcaaataaattcgattaacaactgatctttgggtttttgttcagtaATCAGCTTGACCTGTGTATAAACGTATAAAAGAGAAAACGTTGGTGTTTCCGTCATGTAGTAactgctggctttaactgtacaaaggttgttcgacactatgaaacacatacagacttaatgatgttcggctaatatttttattgtgaatattaatcatgagggtaaacggccctgtacaccacggagcgaggtcagcatctccacgatatcttcagctctctgagttAACCCAGAGTTTCACAGCTGGCTATCAAACTGTCATCTACGAATATGTCacgggtcatatcaatatgattttacagaaaagcatccttaatactgccaactattccagagacgtggaaatctacagcataaagaacacaaaaatatagcagtctaacgcaacactgtaacagagatgaaccgtcagtttgtcgcagatcaaagtggaatgaaagtgattggttgaacaggtgttcgtgatctgtgttatctccattttcatcagtgtaagagactcagcagcagattagactaacagttatacatttaataaattaccaAATGAATCCACGATTGAACCTGTTCCGACAGtttgagtttgtattccctcagctgcagactcgctgctgtttaaatgtttgagaggaagattagatataaagcaaacgtcaaacatagactcagtctgcgttcacatttgatatgaggccAGGACGGATAAtggctgtgtcctgttttaagatcatacatgtaaaattgttgtctgacctCCGTCGATCCAGAGTCCGTGGTTACGTTACTGCATAAGCAGTTATAATGTAAACATTACGCAGCAtaggtgtttatgtttttcattgcaaaagaactgtctgaatggttaactgaagttaacttggataaattatagttaaggagtatcacagataacgcccatgtgagctgtgtgactgttcaccactgcactgaaatcagtaggctattactgaaatacacgtgctgtatcataaactatgatataaatagggaggtcctactaacatgtttagttttaaaggacaccttcctgcctttagtctcattcatgagcagtattagttttcttctaacatccagaagtctgcacgatgtgtttcatagtttgtaacaaaccttttacagttaaacgtaacatgaccgaaaaagaaaagagagagagagagagagagaaatcacacaaattatatgttaacctcatttatttttagttaagtaaa is from Oreochromis niloticus isolate F11D_XX linkage group LG20, O_niloticus_UMD_NMBU, whole genome shotgun sequence and encodes:
- the LOC106098282 gene encoding zinc finger BED domain-containing protein 1-like translates to MALKKAQQKLNLPEHTLITECPTRWGSRQKMIERVLEQQRAISDVISADKKSRHLIPTWQDLEVLESVNQALHPLQDFTDALSGESYVSVSYVKPVLHLMKTSVLAEKEEDSDLTKSIKKKILEYLITKYENPATQELLDMACFMDPRFKVSYTSTDRVSDIKTRVMSEMEAVAQKERNSAEPEAQTDDPPSRPLKKAKKSLGSFFKAAPIPTSSFMHLSQAVEAELNSYLLSTAIDSEEDPLAWWKLHKMTFPQLSKLARKYLCIPASSSPSERLFSTSGNIVTCQRTCLKPWRVNMLVFLTKNLP